A window from Plasmodium relictum strain SGS1 genome assembly, chromosome: 7 encodes these proteins:
- a CDS encoding phospholipid or glycerol acyltransferase, putative: MIRKFEYHIVSHIIFALHVKLFMNKIFFKKWIWDFYHIYFCTIIIYLTLLILYATRVYYNLKKLDLKYFPVESISSCKNYTNKKNIHPYTAFERNDLIHMKYRNLLYGVIFVATWKLVAVFIVSVTNLSFCVIISFILRNTDENEDNSILEIYLKFLKMVCRLSLWIFGINKIESHYLCDNEWPKNIVSNHVSALDPFYFISEHACSFVAKKSLRKDRFIGASVLALKCVLVYREKSEDRKKALESIKERQLLVNDKKNNYPSFVIFSEGTTSNGMQLIEQKKGAFFSLLPITPVLLIYDYDLFNPSYDILPFTWWIFLSAANYQSMELRTYWLPKVYPPDKPEHANLTEEEKINIFHDEVSKIMFKNMKKYNSKAPQDIDDYNDWPGSLRLKVEYFQNALGKVATKQLNKEKNLSEKS, encoded by the exons atgATTAGGAAATTTGAGTACCATATAGTATCACATATTATATTTGCTCTTCATGTGAAAttatttatgaataaaatattctttaaaaaatggatatgggatttttatcatatatatttttgtacgataataatttatttaaccCTCCTAATTTTGTATGCAACTAGAGTTTAttataacttaaaaaaattggaTCTGAAATATTTCCCAGTAGAGAGTATTTCATCatgtaaaaattatacaaacaaaaaaaatatacatccTTATACAGCTTTCGAACGGAATGATCTTATCCACATGAAATATAGAAACCTACTTTATGGAGTTATTTTTGTG GCAACATGGAAACTAGTAGCAGTATTCATTGTCTCTGTAACTAATTTATCATTTTGTG ttataatttcttttattttgagAAATActgatgaaaatgaagataattctattttagaaatttatctaaaattcttaaaaatgGTTTGCAGACTTTCTTTGTGGATTTTCGGTATAAACAAAATAGAAAGTCACTATTTATGTGATAACGAATGGCCAAAGAATATAGTATCAAATCATGTATCTGCGTTAgatcctttttattttataagtGAACATGCTTGTAGTTTTGTTGCAAAAAAATCGTTAAGAAAAGATAGGTTTATAGGAGCTAGTGTTCTAGCTTTAAAATGTGTACTTGTTTATAGAGAAAAATCAGAAGATAGGAAAAAGGCATTAGAAAGTATTAAAGAAAGACAGTTACTagtaaatgataaaaaaaacaattatccatcatttgttattttttctgAAGGAACTACTTCAAATGGAATGCAATTAATTGAACAGAAAAAGGGAgcctttttttctttgctTCCAATAACACCAGTTTTATTGATTTATGACTATGATCTTTTTAATCCATCTTATGACATTCTTCCTTTTACTTGGTGGATATTTTTATCTGCGGCAAat taccAAAGTATGGAATTGAGAACTTATTGGTTACCAAAAGTTTATCCTCCAGATAAACCAGAACATGCTAACTTAacagaagaagaaaaaataaacatatttCATGATGAGGTATCTAAAATaatgtttaaaaatatgaagaaatACAACAGCAAAGCCCCCCAAGATATAGACGATTATAATGATTGGCCAGGATCATTGAGATTAAAAGTGGAATATTTTCAAAACGCTTTGGGTAAAGTAGCAACTAAacaattaaataaagaaaaaaatttaagtgaaaaatcataa
- a CDS encoding met-10+ like protein, putative: MFLKNFFLLYLLYYNYAFLIKTNKNIYTFQSMSSLNIQNLNDVKEKLKYEKKAYCLLLNKYKVNKILKNKYAKFWLLDIYKFPSVLNFKEYKDSFLEENENILSYIYNYLGDLKRNNQNLQINDINKKSTNSYNSDENKSNNNEDDYRLIPLNDYFNKIVEELIKYDKCITLESINKIFTENLSIENEYNANNLESDIYNLSDEEIINKKKNLENIYNTNKLEYIKELFTLIKNENIKLKLVTLYFGYDNMNTSEVLKKIFPSINEIIHKFEIIGHIAHLNFCDKLKDCKKLIAEIILDKNKSIKTVINKKDILNNVHRTFNIELLAGEENYITELKENNIKVKLNYELVYWNSKLKKERDRIFNLVDNNSIVIDVFGGVGIFSLLLSKKNCLCFSNDINEHAYGYMNINIKLNKKKNILTYNLEGRKFLENLFNLNIFSKNTTLLTMFIDKQNMNNISIDFINNKNQNTVDEKKKKKSHLDKNNKKNIEINYLSNSNKNTNILNDKKTKENLNNNDRNNNIGEYNLNNKYTNENNIMNNYICNDNFKSIITSDINNTYNNCKKMNFESKEDLCNIFENKYKNHKISDENTDDIKNQELFKIDINLNIYNDIHILMNLPKTALEFLDVFKNLKKKENEEIRNIFIHCYYFSKPEFFYEYAEKNILLHLQYKPKEMKITEIRKVSPSKSMYVVEFNLKDLFTI, from the exons atgtttttaaaaaatttttttttattgtatcttttgtattataattatgcttttttaataaaaacaaataagaatatatatacatttcaAAGTATGAGTTCcttaaatatacaaaatCTAAATGATGTAAAAGAAAAGTTGAAGTATGAAAAAAAGGCTTATTGCTTAttgttaaataaatataaagtaaataaaatactaaaaaataaatatgcaaAATTTTGGTtattagatatatataaatttccatctgttttaaattttaaagaatataaagaTTCTTTTcttgaagaaaatgaaaatattttaagttatatttataattatttaggagatttaaaaagaaataatcaAAATTTGCAAATCAATGATATTAATAAGAAAAGTACTAACTCTTATAATTCCGATGAAAATAAgtcaaataataatgaagatgATTATAGATTAATACCTTTAAatgattattttaataaaattgttgaggaattaataaaatatgataaatgCATTACCCTTgaaagtataaataaaatatttacagAAAATTTGTCTAttgaaaatgaatataatgctaataatttagaaagtgatatttataatttaagtgatgaagaaataatcaataaaaaaaaaaatttagaaaatatatataatacaaataaattagaatatataaaagaattatttacattgataaaaaatgaaaatataaaattaaaactaGTAACATTATATTTTGGTTATGATAATATGAATACATCagaagttttaaaaaaaatatttccttctataaatgaaataattcaTAAATTTGAAATAATAGGACATATAGcacatttaaatttttgtgACAAATTAAAAGATTGTAAAAAGTTAATTGCTGAAAtaattttagataaaaataaaagcattAAAActgtaataaataaaaaagatattttaaataatgtaCATAGGACATTTAATATTGAACTTTTAGCTGgtgaagaaaattatattacagaattaaaagaaaataatattaaagtaaaattaaattatgaatTAGTATATTGGAActctaaattaaaaaaagaaagggatcgaatatttaatttagtTGATAATAATTCTATTGTTATTGATGTTTTTGGAGGAGTTGGTATATTTAGTTTAttattaagtaaaaaaaattgtctaTGCTTTTCAAATGATATTAATGAACACGCTTATGgttatatgaatataaatataaagttaaataaaaaaaagaatatactaaCTTATAATTTAGAAGGAAGAAAATTCcttgaaaatttatttaatttaaacaTTTTCTCAAAAAACACTACTCTATTAACAATGTTTATTGATAAACAAAATATGAATAACATATCAATCgattttataaataacaaaaatcaaaatactgtagatgaaaaaaaaaaaaaaaaaagtcattTAGATAAAAACAATAAGAAAAACattgaaataaattatttatctaatagtaataaaaatacaaatattttaaatgataaaaaaacaaaagaaaacCTTAACAATAATGATAGGAATAATAATATTGgtgaatataatttaaataataagtatacaaatgaaaataatataatgaataattatatatgtaatgataattttaaatcaATTATAACAtcagatataaataatacataCAATAATTGCAAAAAAATGAACTTTGAGAGTAAGGAAGATTTATGcaatatatttgaaaataaatataaaaatcataaaatttcTGATGAAAATACAGATGATATTAAAAATcaagaattatttaaaatagatataaatttaaatatttataatgataTCCATATATTAATGAATTTGCCAAAAACAGCATTAGAATTTCTTGATGTTTtcaagaatttaaaaaaaaaggaaaatgaagaaataagaaatatttttattcattgtTATTACTTTTCGAAACCTGAATTCTTTTATGAATAtgcagaaaaaaatattttattgcaTCTACAATATAAAccaaaagaaatgaaaatcACCGaa ATTAGAAAAGTGTCTCCTAGTAAATCAATGTATGTTGtagaatttaatttaaaagatttatttacaatataa